From Heliomicrobium undosum, the proteins below share one genomic window:
- a CDS encoding RuBisCO large subunit C-terminal-like domain-containing protein — MEKRARFSVLYRLTGDEATALNKAKDICLEQSVEFPGDLLPEGFIREHIVGRIESFGPATASHETAPAYHANISFDVETASGELTQLLNVIFGNISIKPGITVESIDLPDSLLRQFQGPRFGREGLREWLGVPQRPLLFTALKPMGLSSEELAKMAYQCALGGIDIIKDDHGLTNQVFAPFEERVSRCAEAVERANRETGQQCVYVANVTAPMDQLISRARYAKAAGAKGLMVAPALVGLDAMRLLAEDDEIALPIFSHPAFQGSYVTSPGNGIAHPALFGQITRLAGADAVIYPNFGGRFSFSRAECKAIARGTEMPMGAIKPIFPCPGGGMSLEAIPDMLDVYGRDVIFLIGGGLFRHGPDLTENCRYFRQLVESTLVSEIA; from the coding sequence ATGGAGAAGCGCGCGCGTTTTTCCGTCCTTTACCGCCTCACCGGCGATGAAGCGACGGCATTGAACAAGGCCAAGGACATCTGCCTGGAACAGAGCGTCGAATTCCCCGGCGATCTGCTCCCCGAAGGGTTTATCCGCGAGCATATCGTCGGACGCATCGAATCCTTCGGCCCGGCAACGGCGTCTCATGAGACGGCTCCCGCCTATCACGCCAACATCAGCTTCGATGTGGAGACAGCTTCCGGCGAGTTGACCCAACTGCTCAATGTGATCTTCGGCAACATCAGCATCAAGCCGGGGATCACCGTGGAATCGATCGATCTTCCCGATAGTCTGCTTCGCCAATTTCAAGGTCCCCGCTTTGGACGGGAGGGCCTGCGCGAGTGGCTGGGTGTGCCACAGCGCCCTCTGCTCTTCACCGCCCTGAAGCCGATGGGCCTTTCCTCGGAAGAACTCGCCAAGATGGCCTACCAGTGCGCTCTCGGCGGCATCGACATCATCAAAGACGATCACGGGCTGACAAATCAGGTCTTTGCGCCCTTTGAAGAACGGGTGAGCCGCTGCGCCGAAGCAGTGGAACGGGCCAACCGCGAGACAGGGCAGCAGTGTGTCTATGTGGCCAATGTCACCGCGCCCATGGATCAACTGATCTCCCGAGCGCGCTACGCGAAGGCGGCCGGGGCGAAGGGCCTGATGGTCGCCCCGGCGCTGGTCGGGCTGGACGCGATGCGGCTGTTGGCCGAGGATGATGAGATCGCGCTGCCGATCTTCAGCCACCCCGCCTTTCAGGGCAGTTATGTCACGTCACCGGGAAATGGCATCGCCCATCCGGCATTGTTCGGACAGATCACCCGGCTGGCCGGGGCAGACGCCGTCATCTACCCCAATTTCGGCGGCCGCTTTTCCTTCAGCCGCGCTGAATGCAAAGCCATCGCCCGTGGAACGGAGATGCCGATGGGGGCGATCAAGCCGATCTTCCCCTGTCCCGGCGGCGGCATGAGCCTGGAAGCCATCCCCGACATGCTCGATGTCTACGGTCGTGACGTCATTTTCCTCATCGGCGGCGGGCTCTTCCGGCATGGACCGGATCTGACGGAAAACTGCCGGTACTTCCGGCAGCTTGTGGAAAGCACGCTCGTTTCCGAGATCGCTTAG
- a CDS encoding transketolase — MEIIDSPGQGAWQDEARRVAGGIRRRVLEHTVKNNGGYLSQACSAAEILAAMYLKIMRLGSTEKPLVPPPFPGVPGPQNPHSITGAAFNGPRAPHLDRFILSPSQYALVVYAALIETGRMAPEGLDQFNRDGSTVEMIGAEHSPGMEVMTGSLGQGLSQAAGIAMARKRRGETGRVWLFMSDGEFQSGQNWEAMEAIAHHRLDNIGIYVDMNGQQCDGPTDTVLKIEPFHDRLAAFGARVFRVDGHDLDALAAPAALERDGRPLVVLADTDPCRELPLLQKRIPKLHYVRFASAAEREEYRAVLTDILTREP; from the coding sequence ATGGAAATTATCGATTCTCCCGGCCAAGGCGCCTGGCAGGATGAAGCGCGCCGCGTTGCCGGCGGGATCCGCCGGCGCGTCCTGGAACACACAGTCAAAAATAATGGCGGCTATCTCAGCCAGGCCTGTTCGGCGGCGGAGATCCTGGCCGCTATGTATCTGAAGATCATGCGCTTGGGGTCGACGGAAAAGCCCCTCGTTCCGCCCCCCTTCCCTGGCGTGCCGGGGCCGCAGAACCCCCACAGCATCACCGGTGCGGCCTTCAACGGCCCCCGGGCCCCCCATCTGGACCGCTTCATCCTCTCCCCCTCCCAGTACGCCCTTGTCGTCTATGCGGCGCTGATCGAGACCGGACGGATGGCGCCGGAGGGCTTAGACCAGTTCAACCGCGACGGCAGCACTGTCGAGATGATCGGCGCCGAACACTCGCCAGGGATGGAAGTGATGACCGGATCGCTCGGACAGGGTTTGAGCCAGGCGGCCGGCATCGCCATGGCCCGCAAACGGCGCGGCGAGACAGGGCGGGTCTGGCTGTTCATGTCGGACGGGGAGTTCCAATCCGGCCAGAACTGGGAGGCCATGGAGGCCATCGCCCATCACCGGCTGGACAACATCGGGATTTATGTGGATATGAACGGCCAGCAGTGTGACGGCCCCACCGATACGGTCCTGAAAATCGAGCCTTTTCATGATCGCCTAGCGGCCTTCGGAGCGCGGGTCTTTCGGGTAGACGGTCACGATCTGGACGCCTTGGCCGCCCCCGCCGCCCTGGAACGGGACGGACGGCCGCTGGTTGTGCTCGCTGACACGGATCCCTGCCGGGAGTTGCCGCTCCTGCAGAAGCGGATCCCAAAGCTGCACTATGTCCGCTTTGCCAGCGCTGCCGAGCGGGAGGAATACCGGGCGGTCTTGACCGACATCTTGACGAGGGAGCCGTGA
- a CDS encoding glycoside hydrolase family 25 protein: protein MQGRCNADITGIDVSSYQQQVDWAEVSASGVAFAYIKATEGQRTQDSMFQTHVTNARAAGIPVGAYHYAHPEYNTAADEANNFLAALNSVTTDLAPVLDLESPPQKNSALSGDYLADWARTFINLIAEATGKRVLLYTGKWYFDMYQISGLSDIPLWLSYYSSSAPPDFAGWTQWTMWQYTDSGAVNGISGNVDMNAAVSLDALRGNPTPTYAAIKVQINGQPWTDGLVVNDETYVVWTALQAFNTPHAYKGNGVMTIDGVDVQGVVYRGDTYLLWSTLAKNVEAVAIDGGWNFVSYQAIKVQLNGKPWMDGIVVNNETYVVWTALQEFQTPFTYKGNGLMNISGVDVQGVVYHGDTYIIWTSLAEKVQAVPISDGWNFITA, encoded by the coding sequence ATGCAAGGACGCTGTAATGCAGACATCACCGGGATTGATGTCTCCAGCTATCAACAACAGGTCGACTGGGCAGAGGTGAGCGCCAGCGGCGTCGCTTTCGCCTACATCAAGGCCACCGAGGGACAGAGAACACAGGACTCGATGTTTCAGACCCATGTGACCAACGCGCGGGCAGCCGGCATCCCTGTGGGCGCCTATCACTACGCCCACCCGGAGTATAATACGGCGGCGGACGAGGCGAACAACTTCCTCGCCGCGTTGAACTCGGTCACCACCGATCTGGCGCCGGTGCTCGACCTGGAATCGCCGCCGCAGAAAAACAGCGCCCTGAGCGGCGACTATCTCGCCGACTGGGCGCGCACATTCATCAACCTCATCGCCGAGGCGACCGGCAAAAGGGTCCTGCTCTACACGGGGAAATGGTATTTTGACATGTACCAGATCAGCGGACTCTCCGACATCCCCCTCTGGCTCAGCTACTACTCCTCTTCAGCGCCGCCCGACTTTGCCGGCTGGACGCAGTGGACCATGTGGCAGTACACCGACTCAGGCGCAGTCAACGGCATCTCAGGCAATGTGGACATGAATGCCGCTGTCTCTCTCGACGCGCTGCGCGGCAATCCGACGCCGACTTATGCGGCGATAAAGGTGCAGATCAACGGTCAACCCTGGACGGACGGCCTCGTCGTCAACGACGAAACCTACGTGGTGTGGACGGCGTTGCAGGCCTTCAACACCCCCCATGCGTACAAGGGCAACGGCGTCATGACCATCGACGGCGTCGACGTGCAAGGCGTCGTTTACAGAGGCGACACCTACCTCTTGTGGAGCACCCTTGCCAAAAACGTGGAGGCTGTCGCCATCGACGGCGGATGGAACTTCGTCAGCTATCAGGCCATCAAGGTCCAACTCAACGGCAAGCCCTGGATGGACGGCATCGTCGTCAATAACGAGACCTACGTGGTGTGGACGGCGCTGCAGGAGTTCCAGACGCCTTTCACCTACAAGGGCAACGGCCTAATGAACATCAGCGGCGTGGATGTTCAGGGCGTCGTCTACCATGGAGACACCTACATCATCTGGACTTCTCTGGCTGAAAAAGTGCAGGCCGTGCCGATCAGCGACGGTTGGAACTTTATCACGGCGTAA
- a CDS encoding transketolase family protein has translation MEILSKVHAKNLIRWAESKPEVLVLSADLTSSTEIDLFRDTFPDRFISLGIAEQNMLSFAGGLAREGFRPFVHTFAVFIYRRAFDQIAMSVAYPNLPVRMFGFLPGVMTPGGATHQAIEDIAVMRALPNMTILECGDATDVESVLDVADSVNGPVYVRMLRGEIPRLFHASDRMRFGKVRTITEGTDIVLLSSGICTEEAMRAVKVLQSRGLSIHHMHVTTLKPFNDPAVLEAISRTRCGVITMENHTVVGGLGTIVAETMAEAGLGRRLVRIGIPDTFLHGASKPYLMKEYGLDALRLIAAVEHLTGERLNISESELAETYLAPVHSLAKAEAL, from the coding sequence ATGGAAATCCTATCGAAGGTTCACGCCAAAAACCTGATCCGCTGGGCCGAGTCCAAACCGGAGGTGCTGGTCCTCTCGGCAGACCTCACCAGTTCCACCGAGATCGACCTCTTTCGCGACACCTTTCCTGACCGGTTCATCTCCCTGGGCATCGCCGAACAAAACATGCTCAGTTTTGCCGGCGGGCTGGCGCGGGAAGGGTTCCGTCCGTTCGTACATACCTTCGCCGTCTTCATCTACCGCCGCGCTTTTGACCAGATCGCCATGTCTGTCGCCTACCCCAACCTGCCTGTGCGCATGTTCGGCTTCCTGCCGGGCGTCATGACCCCCGGCGGCGCCACCCACCAAGCGATTGAAGACATCGCCGTCATGCGGGCCTTGCCCAACATGACGATCCTTGAATGCGGCGACGCCACCGACGTGGAGTCGGTCCTCGACGTGGCCGACAGTGTCAACGGACCCGTCTATGTGCGCATGCTGCGCGGGGAGATTCCCCGGCTCTTTCACGCGTCAGACCGGATGCGGTTCGGGAAGGTCCGCACGATCACCGAAGGAACCGACATCGTCTTGTTATCGAGCGGCATATGCACCGAAGAGGCGATGCGGGCCGTCAAGGTCCTGCAAAGCCGGGGCCTTTCGATTCACCACATGCATGTGACCACTTTGAAGCCCTTCAACGATCCGGCTGTGCTGGAGGCCATCTCCCGGACTCGCTGCGGCGTGATCACCATGGAAAACCATACGGTCGTCGGCGGGTTAGGCACAATTGTGGCCGAGACGATGGCGGAGGCGGGCCTGGGACGCCGTCTCGTCCGCATCGGCATCCCTGACACCTTCCTCCACGGCGCCAGCAAGCCCTACTTGATGAAAGAATACGGCCTTGACGCGCTGCGCCTGATTGCAGCGGTGGAGCATTTGACCGGCGAGCGCTTGAACATCTCCGAGAGCGAGTTGGCGGAGACATACCTGGCGCCGGTCCACAGTCTGGCAAAAGCGGAGGCCCTCTAA
- a CDS encoding alanine/glycine:cation symporter family protein — protein MDFIKLLDQIDSLVWGPPLLILLVGTGIFLTVRLGLLQVTRLPLALRLIFTAKNDGDGDVNSFGALCTALAATVGTGNIVGVATAIKAGGPGALFWMWVAAFFGMATKYAEGLLAVKYRSVDANGQISGGPMYYIVNGLGAKYKPLAVMFAASGVLVAFFGIGTFPQVNAIVTATESGLGVPIPVTAAVITLLVALITLGGLQSIAKVSEKIVPFMAIFYVLISIGVLVVYADQLPQAIQLVISSAFTGSAAAGGFLGATVMMAIRNGVARGVFSNESGLGSAPIAAAAAKTKWPAEQGLISMTGTFIDTIIICTMTGLVLIVTGAWSGDLAGSAMTQAAFAAGFPLHGKVMLTLGLALFAFTTILGWNYYGERCCEYLFGVKGIMPYRVIFIILVAAGAFLKLEAIWLLADIVNGLMAIPNLIALLGLSGVVVAETNRYLNHLRAQEKGRVAQGQGSLKQRVAEK, from the coding sequence ATGGACTTCATCAAACTGCTGGACCAGATCGACAGCCTCGTCTGGGGCCCCCCCTTACTCATCCTGCTCGTCGGAACCGGCATCTTCCTGACCGTCCGGCTCGGCCTTCTGCAGGTCACCCGCCTGCCTCTGGCGCTCCGGTTGATCTTCACCGCCAAAAATGACGGCGACGGCGATGTGAACAGCTTCGGCGCCCTCTGCACGGCTCTCGCCGCCACTGTCGGAACGGGAAACATCGTCGGTGTGGCCACCGCCATCAAGGCAGGCGGACCAGGCGCCCTCTTCTGGATGTGGGTGGCCGCCTTCTTCGGCATGGCGACGAAATACGCCGAAGGCCTCCTGGCTGTCAAGTACCGTTCCGTCGACGCCAACGGGCAGATCTCCGGCGGTCCCATGTACTACATCGTCAACGGCCTTGGCGCCAAGTACAAACCGCTCGCCGTCATGTTCGCCGCCAGCGGCGTCCTCGTCGCCTTTTTCGGCATCGGCACCTTCCCCCAGGTTAACGCTATCGTCACAGCCACAGAGTCGGGCCTTGGGGTCCCCATTCCGGTCACTGCCGCCGTTATCACCCTGCTTGTGGCGCTGATCACCTTGGGCGGCTTACAAAGCATCGCCAAGGTTTCTGAAAAGATCGTCCCCTTTATGGCCATTTTCTACGTCCTCATCAGCATCGGCGTCCTCGTCGTCTACGCCGACCAACTGCCCCAAGCCATCCAATTGGTCATCAGCAGCGCCTTCACCGGCTCCGCCGCAGCCGGCGGCTTCCTCGGCGCTACGGTGATGATGGCGATCCGCAACGGCGTCGCCCGGGGCGTCTTCTCCAACGAATCGGGCCTCGGCAGCGCGCCCATCGCCGCCGCAGCGGCCAAGACGAAGTGGCCGGCCGAACAGGGCCTCATCTCCATGACAGGCACCTTTATCGACACGATCATCATCTGCACCATGACCGGTCTGGTGCTCATCGTCACCGGCGCATGGTCGGGCGACTTGGCCGGATCGGCCATGACCCAGGCCGCCTTTGCCGCCGGCTTCCCTCTCCACGGCAAGGTCATGCTGACGCTGGGGCTGGCCCTCTTCGCCTTCACCACCATCCTCGGCTGGAACTACTACGGCGAGCGCTGCTGCGAGTACCTCTTCGGCGTCAAGGGGATCATGCCCTACCGGGTCATCTTCATCATCCTCGTCGCCGCCGGCGCCTTCCTGAAGCTCGAAGCCATCTGGCTCCTGGCTGACATCGTCAACGGCCTCATGGCCATTCCCAACCTGATTGCCCTCCTCGGCCTCTCGGGCGTCGTCGTCGCCGAGACGAACCGCTACCTGAATCACCTGCGCGCGCAGGAGAAAGGGCGGGTCGCCCAGGGGCAAGGTTCATTGAAGCAGCGGGTTGCCGAGAAATAG
- a CDS encoding reductive dehalogenase: MIPRERHHRKDPAHRIDESRYRRFSVENQAFVTVGMQDTGKKGILHFTEKMFANMMANIYSDVPGNSRLDYAADLGANALNLILGSYGFPNSRFLAWNPLFVPEPLRHRKWEAGAGDMTRIVKAQARLYGADLVGVARLDSKWVYAEDLEKPFVFENADDPSEERDRFVIPASVQTAIVIAVAMNQELIEASPAAASSTAASLGYSRMAISAVSLAEFIRSLGYTAIPCMNDTALSIPLAIDAGLGELGRHGLLITPEFGSNVRLCKVLTNMPLLADSPVDFGIARFCRNCLACVDHCPSKSISAGEPSFEVACANNNPGVEKWTIDAEACLRFWQENGHSCANCIAVCPFTAGFDFTHCLECVDCDSEGCGLQEISYLRKKHGYPTRSNDDDSDALVSPLSRRGL, translated from the coding sequence ATGATTCCAAGAGAGCGCCATCACCGCAAAGACCCCGCTCACCGCATCGACGAAAGCCGTTACCGGCGTTTTTCTGTGGAAAACCAGGCCTTTGTCACCGTGGGCATGCAAGACACAGGCAAGAAGGGCATCCTGCACTTTACGGAAAAGATGTTTGCCAACATGATGGCAAACATCTACAGCGATGTCCCGGGAAACAGCCGGCTGGACTACGCCGCCGACCTGGGCGCGAACGCGCTCAATCTGATCCTGGGCTCCTACGGTTTTCCGAACAGCCGTTTTTTAGCCTGGAACCCCCTCTTCGTTCCCGAACCGCTCCGTCACAGGAAATGGGAGGCCGGCGCCGGCGACATGACGCGAATCGTGAAGGCGCAGGCGCGCCTGTACGGCGCCGACCTGGTGGGGGTGGCCCGGCTGGATTCGAAGTGGGTCTACGCAGAGGACCTGGAGAAGCCTTTCGTCTTCGAGAATGCCGACGACCCTTCCGAAGAAAGGGACCGCTTCGTCATCCCCGCCTCCGTGCAGACGGCCATCGTGATCGCCGTGGCGATGAACCAGGAGTTGATCGAAGCCTCCCCGGCCGCAGCCAGTAGCACCGCCGCCTCGCTGGGTTATTCACGCATGGCTATCTCCGCTGTATCGCTTGCGGAGTTCATCCGCTCCCTCGGTTATACGGCCATCCCCTGTATGAACGACACGGCGTTGAGCATCCCCCTGGCCATCGACGCCGGGCTCGGCGAACTGGGCCGGCACGGTTTGCTGATCACGCCGGAGTTTGGTTCCAACGTGCGACTGTGCAAGGTGTTGACGAATATGCCCCTCCTCGCCGATTCTCCCGTCGATTTCGGCATCGCCCGTTTTTGCCGCAACTGTCTGGCCTGTGTGGATCATTGCCCGTCGAAGTCGATCAGCGCCGGAGAACCGTCCTTCGAGGTCGCCTGCGCCAATAACAACCCCGGCGTGGAAAAGTGGACCATCGACGCGGAAGCCTGCCTGCGCTTCTGGCAGGAAAACGGTCACAGTTGCGCCAACTGCATCGCCGTCTGCCCCTTCACGGCCGGATTTGACTTCACCCACTGCCTGGAATGTGTCGACTGTGATTCAGAGGGCTGCGGGCTCCAGGAGATCAGCTACCTGCGGAAAAAGCACGGCTATCCGACGAGAAGCAATGATGATGACTCCGACGCGCTCGTCAGTCCGCTGAGCCGGAGAGGGCTATAA
- a CDS encoding response regulator transcription factor, translating into MAAKRILIADDELRMRKLVGDFLKKKGFLITEAEDGKAALELFFSEPFDLVILDVMMPGYDGWAVCREIRKQSRVPVIMLTAKAEEVDELFGFDLGADEYVTKPFSPRILVARVQALLRRLEDNQKDILTAGDLAIDVTGRIVTVKAERIDLTPKEFDLLLHLAENAGKALSREQVLNAVWDYDYFGDARTVDTHVKKLRLKLGDAGRHIQTVRGLGYRFEVQP; encoded by the coding sequence ATGGCAGCAAAACGGATCTTAATCGCTGATGACGAACTGCGTATGCGCAAGCTGGTCGGGGATTTTTTAAAAAAGAAAGGCTTTCTCATCACAGAGGCTGAAGACGGCAAAGCAGCGCTGGAACTGTTCTTTTCAGAACCCTTCGATCTGGTCATTCTGGATGTGATGATGCCCGGCTACGACGGCTGGGCTGTTTGCCGGGAAATCCGCAAGCAGTCGCGTGTCCCTGTGATCATGCTGACTGCCAAAGCGGAGGAAGTGGATGAACTCTTCGGCTTCGATCTCGGCGCTGATGAGTATGTGACGAAACCTTTCAGCCCTCGCATCCTGGTCGCGCGGGTGCAAGCCCTCCTCCGGCGCCTGGAAGACAACCAGAAGGACATCCTCACCGCCGGCGACCTCGCCATCGATGTGACCGGCCGCATCGTCACAGTCAAGGCGGAGCGCATCGATCTGACGCCAAAGGAGTTTGACCTCCTCCTGCACCTGGCCGAAAACGCCGGCAAAGCCCTCAGCCGAGAACAGGTGCTCAACGCCGTCTGGGATTACGACTACTTCGGCGACGCCCGGACCGTGGACACCCATGTCAAAAAACTGCGCCTGAAGCTCGGTGACGCCGGCCGCCACATCCAGACGGTGCGGGGCCTCGGTTACCGCTTTGAGGTTCAGCCATGA
- a CDS encoding DUF2325 domain-containing protein, with protein MGAKDGKKDKTETSAMMVVAMRTCPICRKQRQVGVTRTPSLAQCRSDAMLVGKWLFPIPLIACCGHEQPATLAKLIWTQPEPGESGLLRIGSKDLPVVAENPSAYAEAISPRDLEEREALWIAQEALWLHYKQEYLYRCQAFFQACWPQPAREMDPWALVDILAGIDMLPDALQSLAKDPAARRHPRGDKKRYLIVKKIKDSVIRDYPPSELERFFHASVTAFIHFALLPGIYSGKWEVADFEKRLGPSVLTFAILTFPLVDKLSYMRTEALLELAGGAASESRTTVQQHARTLQKQLAGKDAALERLSAEVSYTRERLAAAEKKLHESKEENRRLLDRLAAAQQETAESTYARKVKALKSRIGDLEEELKSLRGRRRQGLMRGFTRGLGLGQARRLRGRCDSHVSGAADVSTDWNGGLEGFSELTGLTGLTIGIFGGMRDKRSPENLPCRVIVHDGEKEAEWRGSLAHCDVLVILTQAISHQAMWSIKEYATANEKPVFYSRHSSIPVILRNVARSLSKDRNDSPSADVKP; from the coding sequence ATGGGCGCAAAAGATGGGAAAAAAGATAAGACAGAAACATCGGCCATGATGGTCGTGGCCATGCGAACCTGTCCCATCTGCCGGAAGCAACGCCAGGTTGGAGTCACACGGACCCCCTCGCTTGCGCAGTGCCGGTCTGACGCGATGCTCGTCGGAAAGTGGCTCTTCCCCATCCCGCTGATCGCCTGCTGCGGCCACGAGCAGCCGGCTACGCTGGCCAAACTGATCTGGACGCAGCCGGAACCGGGGGAATCGGGCCTCCTGCGGATCGGCTCGAAAGACCTCCCCGTTGTCGCGGAAAACCCGTCGGCGTACGCCGAAGCCATCTCCCCTAGAGATTTGGAAGAACGAGAGGCGTTGTGGATCGCCCAGGAGGCGCTCTGGCTCCACTATAAACAGGAGTACCTGTACCGCTGCCAAGCCTTTTTCCAGGCCTGCTGGCCCCAACCGGCCCGGGAGATGGATCCCTGGGCGTTGGTGGATATACTGGCCGGCATCGACATGCTCCCCGATGCGTTGCAAAGCCTGGCGAAAGATCCTGCGGCCCGCCGTCACCCTCGGGGCGATAAAAAACGGTATCTGATCGTCAAAAAGATCAAGGATTCTGTCATCCGCGATTACCCGCCTTCGGAACTGGAGCGGTTTTTCCATGCCTCGGTGACAGCCTTCATCCACTTCGCGCTGCTCCCGGGGATTTACTCGGGAAAATGGGAGGTCGCCGACTTTGAAAAACGACTCGGTCCCTCCGTCCTCACCTTTGCCATTTTGACCTTCCCCCTCGTGGACAAGCTGTCCTATATGCGCACGGAAGCGCTCCTCGAACTGGCCGGGGGCGCTGCGTCGGAAAGCAGAACGACCGTTCAGCAGCACGCCAGGACGCTGCAAAAGCAACTGGCCGGCAAGGACGCCGCGCTGGAGCGGCTTTCCGCCGAAGTGAGCTACACACGGGAGCGGTTAGCCGCCGCTGAAAAGAAACTGCATGAGAGCAAGGAAGAAAATCGCCGCCTCCTCGATCGCCTGGCGGCGGCGCAGCAGGAGACGGCGGAATCAACCTATGCTCGGAAGGTAAAGGCGCTCAAGAGCCGGATCGGGGATTTGGAGGAGGAACTGAAATCCCTCCGGGGTCGGCGGCGACAGGGGCTGATGCGGGGGTTCACGCGGGGGCTGGGGCTAGGGCAGGCGCGGCGCTTGCGGGGCCGCTGCGACAGCCATGTATCTGGCGCTGCCGATGTCTCGACCGATTGGAACGGCGGCTTGGAGGGCTTCTCCGAATTAACCGGTTTGACAGGCTTGACGATTGGGATCTTCGGTGGAATGCGAGACAAGCGTTCCCCCGAAAACCTTCCCTGCCGGGTGATCGTCCACGATGGGGAAAAGGAGGCAGAATGGCGGGGCAGTTTAGCCCATTGTGACGTGCTGGTCATCCTCACACAAGCCATCTCCCACCAGGCCATGTGGTCGATCAAGGAGTATGCGACCGCCAATGAGAAGCCTGTTTTTTACTCGCGCCATTCGAGCATCCCGGTGATCCTGCGCAATGTCGCTCGAAGCCTTTCCAAAGACCGCAACGATTCACCCAGCGCCGATGTAAAACCATAG
- a CDS encoding sensor histidine kinase, whose protein sequence is MKHSIKLRLFLAMSGLILFFILLSSVLVNTSLGRYYIHKKTADLREHSRIVAALVQEDSADLWTAMERLERNRAISSTLTDANMNILYSTFPGPPPEGDPEQADKRPASPLPPLRPAKPRDQQLFLLRQAVESGREQLEKGEVFMEVREDPRLHTQFLNAVSQLPNGYYLILSTPLAAIQESAAVANRFFLFTGLITLLLGNVIVFFYARRFTQPILEMNDIARRMAKLDFQKKVTADSRDELGQLAESINSLSDQLSRSITELQDRNAQLQTDIERERKIDEMRKEFISNVSHELKTPIALIQGYAEGLKVNVADDEESRNYYCDVIMDESRKMNKLVMELLDLSQIESGQFHLDRSTFDTVAWAESVVEKFAPLLRERQIDWSVDGEAGLIADADKERMEQVLVNYLTNAIHHIAPPHQLTLRVFPRQNKIRVTLFNSGKGIPEEALDQIWTSFYKVDKARTRAYGGTGLGLSVVRAIQRMHQNGYGAENAPGGVLFWFDLDRAEDALLS, encoded by the coding sequence ATGAAACACTCCATCAAGCTCCGGCTCTTTCTGGCCATGAGCGGTCTGATCCTCTTCTTTATTTTGCTTTCCTCCGTTCTCGTCAACACCAGCCTGGGAAGGTACTACATCCACAAAAAAACGGCTGACCTGCGCGAGCACAGCCGGATCGTGGCGGCGCTGGTCCAGGAGGATTCCGCTGATCTGTGGACAGCCATGGAACGGTTGGAACGCAACAGAGCGATCAGCAGCACCCTCACCGACGCGAACATGAACATCCTGTACAGCACCTTTCCCGGCCCGCCGCCTGAAGGCGATCCTGAACAAGCAGACAAGCGCCCAGCCTCTCCCCTCCCTCCGCTTCGTCCGGCAAAGCCGCGAGACCAGCAGCTTTTCTTGCTCAGACAGGCCGTCGAATCGGGGCGCGAACAGTTGGAAAAAGGCGAGGTGTTCATGGAAGTCCGGGAAGATCCGCGGCTGCATACCCAATTCCTTAATGCCGTCAGCCAACTCCCGAACGGATACTATCTTATCCTCAGCACTCCCTTGGCGGCCATTCAGGAAAGCGCCGCTGTGGCCAACCGTTTTTTCCTCTTTACGGGTCTGATCACCCTCCTCCTCGGCAACGTCATCGTCTTCTTCTATGCCAGGCGGTTCACCCAGCCCATCCTGGAGATGAACGACATCGCCCGGCGCATGGCCAAGCTGGATTTTCAGAAAAAAGTGACCGCCGACAGCCGCGACGAGTTGGGCCAACTGGCGGAGAGCATCAATTCCCTCTCCGACCAGTTGAGCCGTTCCATCACAGAACTGCAAGATAGAAACGCCCAGTTGCAGACCGATATCGAGCGCGAACGAAAGATCGATGAGATGCGCAAGGAGTTCATCTCCAATGTCTCCCATGAACTGAAAACGCCGATCGCCTTGATCCAGGGCTACGCGGAAGGCCTGAAAGTGAACGTGGCCGATGATGAAGAGAGCCGTAACTACTACTGTGACGTCATCATGGACGAGTCGCGCAAGATGAACAAACTGGTCATGGAACTGCTCGACCTCTCTCAGATCGAATCAGGCCAGTTTCATCTCGACCGGAGCACTTTCGATACCGTCGCCTGGGCGGAGTCGGTCGTAGAAAAATTCGCCCCCTTGCTGCGGGAACGGCAGATCGACTGGTCTGTCGACGGAGAGGCCGGCCTGATCGCTGACGCTGACAAGGAGCGGATGGAACAGGTGCTGGTCAATTACCTCACCAACGCCATCCACCACATCGCCCCTCCCCACCAATTGACCCTGCGCGTCTTTCCCCGTCAAAACAAGATCCGGGTCACCCTCTTCAACTCAGGAAAAGGGATCCCCGAGGAGGCGCTCGATCAGATCTGGACCAGTTTCTACAAAGTGGACAAGGCCCGCACCCGCGCTTACGGCGGCACCGGCCTCGGCCTCTCCGTCGTCCGGGCGATTCAGCGGATGCACCAAAACGGGTACGGCGCCGAAAACGCGCCAGGCGGCGTGCTGTTCTGGTTCGATTTGGATCGGGCGGAGGATGCCCTCCTTTCGTAA